In Eleutherodactylus coqui strain aEleCoq1 chromosome 4, aEleCoq1.hap1, whole genome shotgun sequence, the following are encoded in one genomic region:
- the TMEM97 gene encoding sigma intracellular receptor 2: MAAVTRLLEWLFFFYFFSHIPITILVDLQAVLPARWYPQELLDLMKWYCITFKDHLMMDPPPWFKSFIYCEAILQLPFFPVAAYAFFKGGCRWIRTPAIVYSSHVATTVLAILAHLLYGTFPKTSQVDSPTQEERLNLVFVYAPYLAIPLLLLLTMLFSPQYNKEEKRKRK; the protein is encoded by the exons ATGGCGGCCGTCACCCGGCTGTTGGAGTGGCTGTTCTTCTTCTACTTCTTCTCCCACATTCCTATCACCATCCTGGTGGATCTGCAGGCCGTGCTCCCCGCCCGCTGGTACCCGCAGGAG CTGCTTGATCTGATGAAATGGTACTGCATCACCTTTAAAGACCACCTGATGATGGACCCCCCACCCTGGTTCAAGAGCTTTATATACTGTGAAGCCATTCTCCAGCTTCCGTTCTTCCCCGTAGCGGCATACGCTTTCTTTAAAG GAGGATGTCGCTGGATCAGAACTCCTGCCATTGTTTATTCCTCTCATGTAGCCACTACAGTCTTGGCCATTCTTGCCCATCTTCTTTATGGTACCTTCCCAAAAACCAGCCAAGTGGATTCTCCCACCCAGGAGGAGCGTCTCAATCTGGTCTTCGTATATGCGCCATACTTGGCGATtcctctgctcctcctgctcaCCATGTTGTTTAGTCCTCAATATAATAAAGAAGAAAAGCGGAAGAGAAAGTAA